In Nocardia sp. BMG111209, a genomic segment contains:
- a CDS encoding HAD family phosphatase, translating into MSTPRPQRTRFAFTDVDHTLLRISTLHHFAEFFFDATGRIPELERNRARMQRLAESGATRETLNIEYYRLWAGIAVAEVETAAGGWHELIRAHQHYRAPVVARLRALAADGVRTVLVSGSFAACLRPIASEMGGAVPAPLLCTELEERDGRYTGAVRRSLIGAAKRTAVETFVAGYPGHDLAGDYGFGDHVSDVAILERVGHPAVVPVDPALEHLARRRGWEVLTDPAA; encoded by the coding sequence GTGTCGACTCCCCGCCCCCAGCGCACCCGGTTCGCCTTCACCGATGTGGACCACACCCTGCTGCGGATCAGCACCCTGCACCACTTCGCCGAATTCTTCTTCGATGCCACCGGGCGCATCCCGGAGCTGGAGCGGAACCGGGCGCGGATGCAGCGGCTGGCCGAATCGGGTGCGACCCGGGAAACGCTGAACATCGAGTACTACCGGCTGTGGGCGGGGATCGCGGTGGCGGAGGTGGAAACCGCCGCCGGGGGCTGGCACGAACTGATCCGGGCGCATCAGCACTACCGGGCTCCGGTGGTGGCGCGCCTGCGCGCACTGGCGGCCGACGGCGTCCGGACGGTGCTGGTGTCCGGCTCGTTCGCCGCCTGCCTGCGCCCGATCGCCAGCGAGATGGGCGGTGCGGTACCGGCGCCGCTGTTGTGCACCGAACTAGAGGAGCGCGACGGCCGCTACACCGGCGCGGTGCGGCGGTCCCTGATCGGCGCCGCCAAACGCACCGCCGTCGAGACCTTCGTGGCCGGTTATCCGGGCCACGATCTCGCCGGTGACTACGGCTTCGGCGATCACGTCAGCGATGTCGCGATCCTGGAGCGGGTGGGGCATCCGGCGGTCGTGCCGGTCGATCCGGCCCTGGAACATCTGGCCCGCCGGCGCGGCTGGGAAGTGCTGACCGATCCGGCCGCCTGA
- a CDS encoding MFS transporter produces MTVRDSRAAAPQPEGKLSDNAVWTLVVVSVATFMLMLDLTVVNVALPDIRKSFDSSFSALQWILDAYALGLAAILLAAGSVADRIGRKKVFDAGLVIFLVASLICGIAQNDVTLILARFVQGLGGAILFAVGPALLGNEFHGKQRGMAFGVFGGVAGLAIAFGPLIGGGLAESAGWRWIFLINIPLTVAALAVGWFKMRESRGATPPPLDWSGMITFSAGLFFLVLAFMRGQQDGWTSAQIIAYFVIAIVLLIIFVGLQISRPGRAMFDLSLFRNRTFNGLSVVTALCAVSVMSALFLLISYIQNVLGYSAFSAGLRLLPLTLLMFVAAAACGSLVAKVAPSVIIGGSQLFITAGLACVLLVDDHSGWTRLIPAMVLIGFGMGMFSTPRGAFAIAVTTPDKSGMASGVNETFQQSGLAVGIAALGAYFQNRVNAAYNKTDIAAQLHDKAPGLGDLISAGAGREAAKSLPAQAAEQFQQAATSAYVSGLHHMMAIAAVIAAISAVVGVLTLRRSDLDDTALANPGVPPEAAVDPARGVSAY; encoded by the coding sequence GTGACAGTAAGAGATTCCCGGGCGGCGGCGCCCCAGCCGGAGGGCAAGCTCTCCGACAATGCGGTATGGACACTCGTGGTGGTCTCGGTTGCCACGTTCATGCTGATGCTGGACCTCACCGTGGTGAACGTCGCTCTCCCCGACATCCGGAAGTCCTTCGACTCCTCCTTCTCCGCGCTGCAGTGGATCCTGGACGCCTACGCGCTCGGGCTCGCCGCCATTCTGCTGGCCGCCGGTTCGGTCGCCGACCGGATCGGCCGCAAGAAGGTCTTCGACGCCGGTCTGGTCATCTTCCTGGTCGCCTCGCTGATCTGTGGCATCGCGCAGAACGACGTCACCCTCATCCTCGCGCGCTTCGTGCAGGGCCTCGGCGGCGCGATCCTGTTCGCGGTCGGCCCGGCGCTGCTCGGTAACGAATTCCACGGCAAGCAGCGCGGTATGGCGTTCGGCGTATTCGGCGGCGTCGCCGGCCTGGCCATCGCGTTCGGCCCACTGATCGGTGGCGGTCTGGCGGAATCGGCCGGCTGGCGCTGGATCTTCCTGATCAACATCCCGCTGACCGTGGCCGCGCTGGCCGTCGGCTGGTTCAAGATGCGGGAGTCCCGCGGCGCGACCCCGCCGCCGCTGGACTGGTCGGGCATGATCACCTTCTCGGCGGGCCTGTTCTTCCTCGTCCTCGCCTTCATGCGCGGCCAGCAGGACGGCTGGACCAGCGCGCAGATCATCGCCTACTTCGTGATCGCCATCGTGTTGCTGATCATCTTCGTGGGCCTGCAGATCAGCCGTCCGGGGCGGGCCATGTTCGATCTGTCGCTGTTCCGGAACCGGACCTTCAACGGCCTGTCGGTCGTCACCGCGCTGTGTGCCGTCTCCGTGATGTCGGCCCTGTTCCTGCTCATCTCCTATATCCAGAACGTGCTCGGCTACTCGGCCTTCTCGGCCGGTCTGCGGCTGCTGCCGCTCACCCTGCTGATGTTCGTGGCCGCCGCGGCGTGCGGCAGCCTGGTCGCCAAGGTGGCGCCGAGCGTGATCATCGGCGGTTCCCAGCTGTTCATCACCGCGGGTCTGGCGTGCGTCCTGCTCGTCGACGACCACTCCGGCTGGACCCGGCTGATCCCGGCCATGGTGCTGATCGGTTTCGGGATGGGCATGTTCTCCACGCCGCGTGGCGCTTTCGCGATCGCGGTCACCACGCCCGACAAGTCGGGTATGGCCTCCGGCGTGAACGAGACCTTCCAGCAGTCCGGTCTCGCGGTCGGCATCGCCGCCCTCGGCGCCTACTTCCAGAACCGGGTCAACGCCGCCTACAACAAGACCGATATCGCGGCCCAGTTGCACGACAAGGCACCCGGCCTCGGCGACCTGATCTCCGCCGGCGCCGGCCGGGAGGCCGCGAAGAGCCTGCCCGCACAGGCCGCCGAGCAGTTCCAGCAGGCCGCCACCTCGGCCTACGTCAGCGGTCTGCACCACATGATGGCGATCGCGGCCGTGATCGCCGCGATCTCCGCGGTGGTCGGCGTGCTCACCCTGCGCCGCTCCGATCTGGACGACACCGCCCTCGCCAATCCCGGCGTACCACCGGAAGCCGCCGTCGATCCCGCCCGGGGCGTGTCGGCGTACTGA